In Streptomyces sp. NBC_01439, the following are encoded in one genomic region:
- a CDS encoding CynX/NimT family MFS transporter, which yields MPDEDIRTMNRPPVVRTAPDQYPSTPAQAAPTWLGPVLIVGIVLAALNLRPAITSLGALFEETRTGLGMSGTVAGLITSVPALCFAVFGVTAPRLSRRFGPAAVVCAGMAAVATGLLVRPFATGAVGFLAASALSLAGIALTNVLLPVIVKRYFPDRVGTMIGLYSMCLAAGTSLAAAATVPLTDALGGSWRTGLLVWAVLALFAVLPWLLVARASRRADRAGSTAGPVGSGAGPRVVRSRTAWALACYFGLQATGAYITMGWLPQIFRDAGVSASTAGVLLAVTMVMGVPLAFVIPGLAARMKNQGAIAVTLGAFGLTGYLGLYFAPAAGAWAWALLLGISNCAFPLVITLIGLRAKSPAGVVKLSAFAQSTGYLISIPGPLLIGTLYQHSGGWDLPLALMAGLLVPQVVLGVLAGRDRTIEDECGMGD from the coding sequence ATGCCCGACGAAGACATCCGGACCATGAACCGCCCGCCGGTCGTGCGCACCGCCCCCGACCAGTACCCTTCCACCCCCGCCCAGGCCGCCCCGACCTGGCTCGGCCCGGTGCTCATCGTCGGAATCGTGCTGGCCGCCCTCAACCTGCGGCCCGCCATCACCAGCCTCGGCGCCCTCTTCGAGGAGACCCGCACGGGCCTCGGCATGAGCGGCACCGTCGCCGGACTGATCACCTCCGTCCCCGCCCTCTGCTTCGCCGTCTTCGGCGTCACCGCACCCCGGCTCTCCCGCCGCTTCGGCCCGGCCGCCGTCGTCTGCGCCGGCATGGCCGCGGTCGCCACCGGCCTGCTGGTGCGCCCCTTCGCCACCGGCGCCGTCGGCTTCCTCGCCGCCAGCGCCCTGTCGCTGGCCGGCATAGCCCTCACCAACGTGCTGCTCCCGGTGATCGTCAAGCGCTACTTCCCCGACAGGGTCGGCACCATGATCGGCCTGTACTCCATGTGCCTGGCCGCCGGCACCTCGCTCGCCGCCGCCGCGACCGTCCCGCTGACCGACGCCCTCGGCGGCAGCTGGCGCACCGGCCTGCTGGTCTGGGCCGTGCTCGCCCTGTTCGCCGTACTGCCCTGGCTGCTCGTCGCCCGCGCCTCCCGGCGCGCCGACCGGGCCGGGTCCACCGCCGGGCCGGTGGGTTCCGGAGCCGGCCCCCGGGTCGTCCGCAGCCGCACCGCCTGGGCCCTGGCCTGCTACTTCGGCCTCCAAGCCACCGGTGCGTACATCACCATGGGCTGGCTCCCGCAGATCTTCCGCGACGCCGGGGTCTCCGCCTCCACGGCCGGAGTGCTCCTCGCCGTCACCATGGTCATGGGCGTCCCGCTCGCCTTCGTCATCCCCGGCCTCGCCGCCCGGATGAAGAACCAGGGCGCCATCGCGGTCACCCTCGGCGCCTTCGGCCTCACCGGCTACCTCGGCCTCTACTTCGCCCCCGCCGCAGGAGCCTGGGCCTGGGCGCTCCTGCTCGGCATCTCCAACTGCGCCTTCCCCCTCGTCATCACCCTCATCGGGCTGCGCGCCAAGTCCCCGGCCGGCGTGGTCAAGCTTTCCGCCTTCGCCCAGAGCACCGGCTACCTCATCTCCATCCCCGGCCCCCTCCTCATCGGCACCCTCTACCAGCACAGCGGAGGCTGGGACCTGCCGCTCGCCCTGATGGCCGGACTGCTCGTACCGCAGGTCGTGCTGGGCGTCCTCGCCGGACGGGACCGCACGATCGAGGACGAATGCGGCATGGGAGACTGA
- a CDS encoding SGM_5486 family transporter-associated protein — protein sequence MTPVLEPNPQNGRKKLGLVLGAFLAVTVIISVIATIASP from the coding sequence ATGACGCCCGTACTTGAACCGAACCCGCAGAACGGCCGCAAGAAGCTCGGCCTCGTGCTCGGCGCGTTCCTCGCCGTCACCGTGATCATCTCGGTCATCGCCACGATCGCCTCCCCGTGA
- a CDS encoding SixA phosphatase family protein, with translation MSADTPRRIALLRHAKADWPDVSDHDRPLAERGRKDAPAVGLKLAETGIVFDLALCSTAARTRETWKLAVQEMPHRPKTHYEERLYDASLGELIALLNETSDEVSDLLVIGHNPGMHALADALSGRAEGETLARMTRTGFPTAALAVVSFTGSWKSVEHGVGTLLDYWTPKGL, from the coding sequence ATGAGCGCCGACACACCCCGCAGGATCGCCCTCCTCCGGCACGCCAAGGCCGACTGGCCCGATGTGTCCGACCACGATCGCCCCCTCGCGGAACGAGGCCGCAAGGACGCGCCGGCCGTCGGTCTGAAGCTGGCCGAAACCGGCATCGTCTTCGACCTGGCCCTGTGCTCCACCGCCGCCCGCACCCGCGAGACCTGGAAGCTGGCCGTCCAGGAGATGCCGCACCGGCCGAAGACCCACTACGAGGAGCGGCTCTACGACGCCTCGCTGGGTGAGCTCATCGCCCTGCTCAACGAGACCTCCGACGAGGTCTCCGACCTCCTCGTCATCGGGCACAACCCCGGAATGCACGCCCTCGCCGACGCCCTCTCGGGGCGCGCGGAGGGCGAGACCCTGGCGCGCATGACCCGTACGGGCTTCCCGACCGCGGCCCTCGCCGTGGTCTCCTTCACCGGATCGTGGAAGTCCGTGGAACACGGCGTGGGCACACTGCTCGACTACTGGACCCCCAAGGGCCTCTGA
- the serB gene encoding phosphoserine phosphatase SerB, whose translation MSASQTSDVPTLLVKIFGKDRPGITAGLFDTLAAYSVDVVDIEQVVTRGRIVLCALVTKPDGGAEGDLRATVHSWAESLKMQAEILSGTGDNRPRGSGRSHVTVLGHPLTAESTAAIAARITETGGNIDRIFRLAKYPVTAVEFAVSGVETEPLRTALATASAHIGVDVAVVSAGLHRRAQRLVVMDVDSTLIQDEVIELFAAHAGCEAEVAEVTERAMRGELDFEQSLHARVALLAGLDASVVDKVRAEVQLTPGARTLIRTLKRLGYQVGVVSGGFTQVTDDLRERLGLDFASANTLEIVDGKLTGKVTGEIVDRAGKARLLRRFAAEADVPLSQTVAIGDGANDLDMLNAAGLGVAFNAKPVVREAAHTAVNVPFLDAVLYLLGITREEIEAADLA comes from the coding sequence ATGAGCGCATCGCAGACCTCCGACGTCCCCACCCTCCTCGTCAAGATCTTCGGCAAGGACCGTCCCGGGATCACCGCCGGGCTGTTCGACACCCTCGCCGCCTACTCCGTCGACGTCGTCGACATCGAGCAGGTCGTCACCCGTGGCCGCATCGTCCTGTGCGCCCTCGTCACCAAGCCCGACGGCGGAGCCGAGGGCGACTTGCGGGCGACCGTCCACAGCTGGGCCGAATCCCTCAAGATGCAGGCCGAGATCCTCTCCGGTACCGGTGACAACCGGCCGCGCGGCAGCGGCCGCTCCCACGTCACCGTGCTCGGGCACCCGCTCACCGCCGAGTCCACGGCCGCGATCGCCGCCCGGATCACCGAGACCGGCGGAAACATCGACCGGATCTTCCGGCTCGCCAAGTACCCGGTGACGGCGGTGGAATTCGCCGTCTCCGGTGTCGAGACGGAGCCGCTGCGCACCGCGCTGGCCACCGCCTCCGCGCACATCGGCGTGGACGTGGCCGTGGTCTCGGCCGGATTGCACCGCCGGGCCCAGCGCCTGGTCGTCATGGACGTGGACTCGACCCTCATCCAGGACGAGGTCATCGAGCTGTTCGCGGCGCACGCCGGGTGCGAGGCCGAGGTCGCCGAGGTCACCGAGCGGGCCATGCGCGGTGAGCTGGACTTCGAGCAGTCGCTGCACGCCCGGGTGGCGCTGCTCGCGGGGCTGGACGCGTCCGTCGTGGACAAGGTCCGCGCCGAGGTGCAGCTGACCCCGGGCGCGCGGACCCTGATCCGCACGCTCAAGCGGCTCGGCTACCAGGTGGGTGTGGTCTCCGGCGGGTTCACCCAGGTGACGGACGATCTGCGGGAGCGACTGGGGCTGGACTTCGCCTCCGCCAACACCCTGGAGATCGTCGACGGGAAGCTGACGGGCAAGGTCACCGGCGAGATCGTGGACCGGGCGGGCAAGGCCCGGCTGCTGCGCCGCTTCGCCGCGGAGGCCGACGTACCGCTGTCCCAGACGGTGGCCATCGGCGACGGCGCCAACGACCTGGACATGCTGAACGCGGCCGGGCTGGGCGTGGCCTTCAACGCCAAGCCGGTCGTCCGCGAGGCCGCGCACACCGCGGTGAACGTGCCCTTCCTCGACGCGGTGCTGTACCTGCTCGGGATCACCCGTGAGGAGATCGAGGCCGCCGACCTGGCCTGA
- a CDS encoding streptophobe family protein, with translation MRRIRWGDVLLSAVATVGWSLIAMAGVAGLGLHLLGADASDASRGSLGAMTAATVVLAIGGTVTPSGDVSVFGVTGAGAETSLDGMPLGVSLAGALVMASLFLRSLRAWAGHGETAARVAVLGALFVALAGALARAGHGVVTLDGTLPLPNTPAKVEVPGIGDIGGLLPDRIGDLIETRTRVAFSVELGPTLLGAGVWVLAVLALALLVSRRGPTALARLRPAASAMVAMLLVAVAAGWAAAVWAALGDDQPRRVWGGALLGAPNGSWLGLLLGLFVPVRGRVSGAPARLLPDPLDDLLAVSAREPVTVARLGEYDERLWLLVAGAALLLLYAGALAAVRTPGRGILGCAVRLSVCTGATLAVLAWLTGFSADASLAVLGVDVVDAGVELRGDVPYALLLGALWGAVAGAVGALLTRRRRAALPGRAGAPGPAPGWPDPGAPTAAYPGAVPYGGPVRGPRPGAGGEVDGSWDVTVTGVPPWSPGLPKPPRREPFTPPPPPGAPPPPKPLRPPRPPGPPAPPR, from the coding sequence ATGCGCCGCATCCGTTGGGGAGACGTGCTGCTGTCCGCCGTCGCCACCGTGGGCTGGTCCCTGATCGCGATGGCAGGGGTGGCCGGACTCGGGCTGCACCTGCTGGGCGCCGACGCCTCCGACGCCTCGAGGGGCTCGCTCGGCGCGATGACGGCGGCCACGGTGGTCCTCGCGATCGGTGGAACCGTGACCCCCTCGGGTGACGTCTCGGTCTTCGGAGTCACCGGTGCGGGCGCCGAAACCTCCCTGGACGGCATGCCCTTGGGGGTGTCGCTGGCCGGGGCGCTGGTCATGGCCTCGTTGTTCCTGCGTTCCCTCCGGGCCTGGGCGGGGCACGGGGAAACGGCGGCCAGGGTGGCGGTCCTCGGGGCGCTGTTCGTCGCGCTGGCGGGCGCTCTGGCGCGGGCCGGGCACGGCGTGGTCACCCTCGACGGGACGCTGCCGCTGCCGAATACCCCCGCGAAGGTCGAGGTCCCGGGGATCGGGGACATCGGCGGGCTGCTCCCGGACCGCATCGGGGACCTGATCGAGACCCGGACCCGAGTGGCGTTCTCGGTGGAGCTCGGGCCGACCCTGTTGGGCGCGGGGGTGTGGGTGCTCGCCGTACTGGCGCTCGCGCTGCTGGTCTCGCGGCGCGGGCCGACCGCGCTGGCCCGGCTGCGCCCGGCAGCCTCGGCGATGGTGGCAATGCTGCTGGTCGCGGTGGCGGCCGGATGGGCCGCGGCGGTGTGGGCGGCGCTGGGCGACGACCAGCCGCGGCGGGTGTGGGGCGGAGCGCTGCTGGGGGCGCCGAACGGGAGCTGGCTGGGGTTGCTGCTGGGGCTGTTCGTACCGGTGCGCGGCCGCGTCTCGGGGGCTCCGGCCCGGCTGCTGCCCGATCCGTTGGACGACCTGCTGGCGGTGTCCGCACGGGAGCCGGTCACGGTGGCCCGCCTCGGGGAGTACGACGAGCGGCTGTGGCTGCTGGTCGCGGGGGCGGCCCTGTTGCTGCTCTACGCGGGCGCGCTGGCGGCCGTACGGACGCCGGGGCGCGGGATCCTGGGGTGCGCGGTGCGGCTGTCGGTCTGTACCGGGGCGACCCTGGCGGTGCTGGCGTGGTTGACGGGGTTCTCGGCGGACGCTTCGCTCGCGGTGCTGGGTGTGGATGTGGTGGACGCGGGGGTGGAGCTGCGGGGGGACGTCCCGTACGCCCTGCTGCTGGGCGCGCTCTGGGGGGCGGTGGCCGGTGCGGTGGGTGCACTGCTGACCCGTCGGCGCCGGGCCGCCCTGCCGGGTCGGGCCGGCGCGCCGGGGCCCGCGCCGGGGTGGCCCGACCCCGGGGCGCCGACGGCCGCGTACCCGGGGGCCGTACCGTACGGCGGGCCCGTGCGCGGGCCGCGGCCCGGAGCGGGCGGGGAGGTGGACGGCTCCTGGGACGTGACCGTGACGGGCGTCCCGCCCTGGTCGCCGGGGCTGCCGAAACCGCCCCGCCGGGAGCCCTTCACTCCCCCTCCGCCGCCGGGAGCCCCGCCCCCGCCGAAGCCGCTGAGGCCACCGAGGCCGCCGGGGCCACCGGCGCCGCCGCGGTGA
- a CDS encoding FHA domain-containing protein translates to MPELVLELNGRTWTLDPSRSYSLGRDPQGDVVIDDARVSWRHATITWNGRGWGIEDHGSTNGTYVHGARVQQTELVPGTPVHLGNATDGPRLNLSAAAAPQPAVAQQAPAQAYAQPQAPAYQAPQQQHAQQPQAWEQQQHAQQQHAQQPQAHLPHQQGAAAPRPAQGGAPAYGDRSPTTFHQLSLGHVMRIGRALENELVVSDLQVSRHHAEFRSMPGGRFEIHDLGSHNGTYVNGQPLAKSGTALLGPNDIVGVGHSTFRIVGDRLEEFVDTGEVSFSARHLTVTVDGGKQILKDVTFGVPEKSLIGVIGPSGSGKSTLLKALTGYRPADQGDVLYDNRNLYKQFAELRQRIGLVPQDDILHKELTVRTALKYAAKLRFPGDTAESERAARIDEVLRELKLDIHKDKKITALSGGQRKRVSVALELLTKPSLIFLDEPTSGLDPGMDRDVMQLLRGLADDGRTVLVVTHSVAELAICDKLLVMAPGGSVAYFGPPDEALNFFGYTTWADVFSAFENYRDYDWAGRWKGSQHYQLYAADIDAIAPQSGAMPPVQQMHPTKPQGWGSQLWTLIRRYVSVIASDVGFLALMVLLPAVLGVVSTVIPAKFGLAPPVAPSRFNGDAGTIMLILAVGMCFSGAANSVRELIKERVIYERERATGLYRSAYLMSKVIVLGVITAIQGVIICAIGFFPRDLPAEGLIMPPAVEICLSVIALGFTSMMFGLVISSLVKTAEKTMPLLVMFAIVQVVFTGILFQVYDSPGLEQFAWLMPSRWAIAAAGTTLNLGKLMPPWDAENPTNTDPLWDATIGQWSLNITILLLIGVACGFAVQRLLRRHEPEVMRAGK, encoded by the coding sequence GTGCCGGAACTCGTACTGGAATTGAACGGAAGGACCTGGACGCTCGATCCGTCCAGGTCGTACTCGCTGGGGCGTGACCCCCAGGGAGACGTGGTGATCGACGATGCGCGGGTGTCGTGGCGGCACGCCACCATCACCTGGAACGGCCGGGGTTGGGGCATCGAGGACCACGGCAGCACCAACGGCACCTACGTGCACGGGGCCAGGGTCCAGCAGACCGAGCTCGTGCCCGGCACGCCGGTCCACCTGGGCAACGCGACCGACGGACCGCGGCTGAATCTGAGCGCTGCCGCCGCGCCGCAGCCGGCCGTGGCGCAGCAGGCCCCGGCCCAGGCGTACGCCCAGCCGCAGGCCCCGGCCTATCAGGCCCCGCAGCAGCAGCACGCGCAGCAGCCCCAGGCCTGGGAACAGCAGCAGCACGCACAGCAGCAGCACGCGCAGCAGCCGCAGGCCCACCTCCCGCACCAGCAGGGCGCCGCGGCTCCCCGCCCGGCGCAGGGCGGGGCCCCGGCCTACGGAGACCGCAGCCCGACGACGTTCCACCAGCTCTCGCTGGGCCACGTCATGCGGATCGGCCGTGCGCTGGAGAACGAACTGGTGGTCTCCGACCTCCAGGTCTCCCGCCATCACGCCGAGTTCCGCTCGATGCCCGGCGGCCGCTTCGAGATCCACGACCTCGGCAGCCACAACGGCACGTACGTCAACGGTCAGCCGCTGGCGAAGTCCGGCACCGCTCTGCTGGGCCCGAACGACATCGTCGGCGTCGGCCACTCGACGTTCCGGATCGTCGGTGACCGCCTCGAGGAGTTCGTCGACACCGGCGAGGTCTCCTTCTCGGCCCGCCACCTCACGGTCACGGTCGACGGCGGCAAGCAGATCCTCAAGGACGTCACCTTCGGCGTCCCCGAGAAGTCGCTGATCGGCGTCATCGGACCCTCGGGCTCCGGCAAGTCCACCCTGCTCAAGGCGCTGACCGGTTACCGGCCCGCCGACCAGGGCGACGTCCTCTACGACAACCGCAACCTGTACAAGCAGTTCGCGGAGCTCCGCCAGCGCATCGGCCTGGTCCCGCAGGACGACATCCTGCACAAGGAACTGACCGTCCGCACCGCCCTGAAGTACGCGGCCAAGCTCCGCTTCCCGGGCGACACCGCCGAGTCCGAGCGCGCCGCCCGCATCGACGAGGTGCTGCGCGAGCTCAAGCTCGACATCCACAAGGACAAGAAGATCACCGCGCTCTCGGGTGGTCAGCGCAAGCGCGTGTCCGTGGCTCTGGAGCTGCTCACCAAGCCCTCGCTGATCTTCCTGGACGAGCCGACCTCGGGCCTCGACCCGGGCATGGACCGCGACGTCATGCAGCTGCTGCGCGGCCTCGCCGACGACGGCCGCACGGTCCTCGTCGTCACCCACTCGGTCGCCGAGCTGGCCATCTGCGACAAGCTGCTGGTCATGGCCCCGGGCGGTTCGGTCGCGTACTTCGGTCCGCCGGACGAGGCGCTGAACTTCTTCGGCTACACCACGTGGGCGGACGTGTTCTCGGCCTTCGAGAACTACCGCGACTACGACTGGGCCGGCCGCTGGAAGGGATCCCAGCACTACCAGCTGTACGCCGCCGACATCGACGCGATCGCCCCGCAGTCCGGCGCGATGCCCCCGGTCCAGCAGATGCACCCGACCAAGCCGCAGGGTTGGGGCTCGCAGCTGTGGACGCTGATCCGCCGCTACGTCTCGGTGATCGCTTCCGACGTGGGCTTCCTGGCCCTGATGGTGCTCCTGCCCGCCGTCCTCGGCGTGGTCTCCACGGTGATCCCCGCGAAGTTCGGCCTCGCGCCTCCCGTCGCGCCGTCTCGCTTCAACGGTGACGCCGGCACGATCATGCTGATCCTCGCGGTCGGCATGTGCTTCTCGGGCGCCGCCAACTCGGTCCGCGAGCTGATCAAGGAACGGGTCATCTACGAGCGGGAACGCGCGACCGGCCTGTACCGGTCCGCGTACCTCATGTCGAAGGTGATCGTCCTCGGAGTCATCACGGCCATCCAGGGCGTGATCATCTGTGCGATCGGCTTCTTCCCGCGCGACCTGCCCGCCGAGGGCCTGATCATGCCGCCGGCCGTCGAGATCTGCCTGTCGGTCATCGCGCTCGGCTTCACCTCGATGATGTTCGGCCTGGTGATCTCCTCGCTGGTGAAGACCGCCGAGAAGACCATGCCGCTGCTGGTCATGTTCGCGATCGTCCAGGTCGTCTTCACCGGCATCCTCTTCCAGGTCTACGACTCCCCGGGCCTGGAGCAGTTCGCCTGGCTGATGCCGTCCCGCTGGGCCATCGCCGCCGCCGGCACCACGCTGAACCTCGGCAAGCTCATGCCGCCGTGGGACGCGGAGAACCCGACCAACACCGACCCGCTCTGGGACGCCACGATCGGCCAGTGGAGCCTGAACATCACCATCCTGCTGCTCATCGGCGTGGCCTGCGGCTTCGCGGTGCAGCGCCTGCTGCGCCGCCACGAGCCCGAGGTCATGCGCGCGGGCAAGTAG
- a CDS encoding transglycosylase SLT domain-containing protein, with product MSASRTPGHSRLTKAHKLSIAGVATLSAAAVAFSLAPGGTAAAEAQTINVAPVAWTQAVNGAQTKTLQGHLSAQQVISQANAKAAAKIKADADAKAKAEAAAKKAREQKAAASRSAARTPVFANNLDGWIKEALFIMKKEGIPGTYAGIHKNVMRESSGNPMAINNWDINAQNGIPSKGLLQVIYPTFKAYHVKGTKFDQYDPVANIVAACNYAADRYGSMDNVNSAY from the coding sequence ATGTCTGCTTCCCGCACCCCCGGTCACAGTCGTCTGACGAAGGCACACAAGCTGTCCATCGCCGGTGTCGCCACGCTGAGCGCCGCCGCCGTCGCCTTCTCCCTCGCTCCGGGCGGCACCGCCGCCGCCGAGGCGCAGACGATCAACGTTGCCCCCGTCGCCTGGACCCAGGCCGTCAACGGCGCGCAGACGAAGACGCTGCAGGGCCACCTCTCCGCGCAGCAGGTCATCTCCCAGGCGAACGCCAAGGCCGCCGCCAAGATCAAGGCCGACGCCGACGCGAAGGCCAAGGCCGAGGCCGCCGCGAAGAAGGCGCGCGAGCAGAAGGCTGCCGCCAGCCGCTCCGCCGCCCGCACCCCGGTCTTCGCGAACAACCTCGACGGTTGGATCAAGGAAGCCCTCTTCATCATGAAGAAGGAGGGCATTCCGGGCACCTACGCCGGCATCCACAAGAACGTCATGCGCGAGTCCAGCGGTAACCCGATGGCGATCAACAACTGGGACATCAACGCCCAGAACGGCATCCCCAGCAAGGGTCTGCTCCAGGTCATCTACCCGACCTTCAAGGCGTACCACGTCAAGGGCACCAAGTTCGACCAGTACGACCCGGTCGCCAACATCGTCGCCGCCTGCAACTACGCGGCCGACCGCTACGGCTCCATGGACAACGTCAACAGCGCCTACTAG
- a CDS encoding S-adenosylmethionine:tRNA ribosyltransferase-isomerase has protein sequence MPPQLLARVPAEQRGPGLGRDAVRLLVSRGSEQVSLHAFRELPGLLRAGDVLVVNTSTTLAAAVDARLGGEDLVVHFSTRGDGGYPGTRPRDGRWAVELRAPAGGGTTRPRAGGPAGAVLELPGGHRLTLEEPLTAGADRLWWARPSPAPDGVPALLRTHGRPIRYAYTERDQPISAHQTVFAVPAADGAGSAEMPSAGRPFTAELVARLVSRGVQFAPLVLHAGVASQEAHEPPYPERYEVSATTAGLVNAARAAGGRVIAVGTTAVRALESAADASGRVRPAAGWTDLVVTPERGVRVVDGLLTGLHEPEASHLLMLEAVAGRTAVRLGYAEALARLCLWHEFGDVHLLLKDENRDHMHCDSNAM, from the coding sequence ATACCGCCGCAATTGTTGGCCCGGGTCCCGGCCGAGCAGCGGGGACCGGGGCTGGGGCGGGACGCCGTGAGGCTCCTGGTGTCCCGGGGTAGCGAGCAGGTGTCGCTGCACGCCTTCCGGGAACTGCCGGGGCTGCTGCGGGCCGGAGACGTACTGGTGGTGAACACCTCGACCACGCTGGCGGCCGCCGTGGACGCCCGGCTGGGCGGCGAGGACCTGGTGGTGCACTTCTCGACCCGGGGCGACGGCGGGTACCCGGGGACGAGGCCCCGGGACGGCCGCTGGGCGGTGGAGCTGCGCGCCCCGGCCGGCGGCGGGACGACCCGGCCGCGCGCCGGGGGGCCCGCCGGGGCGGTGCTGGAGCTGCCGGGCGGACACCGCCTCACCCTGGAGGAGCCCCTGACGGCGGGCGCGGACCGGCTGTGGTGGGCACGCCCCTCCCCCGCGCCGGACGGGGTGCCGGCGCTGCTGCGGACGCACGGGCGGCCGATCCGGTACGCGTACACGGAACGGGACCAGCCGATCTCGGCCCATCAGACGGTGTTCGCGGTGCCGGCCGCCGACGGGGCGGGCTCGGCGGAGATGCCGAGCGCGGGCCGGCCCTTCACGGCGGAGCTGGTGGCGCGGCTGGTGAGCCGGGGGGTGCAGTTCGCCCCGCTGGTCCTGCATGCGGGGGTGGCCTCGCAGGAGGCGCACGAACCTCCGTACCCGGAGCGGTACGAGGTGTCCGCCACCACGGCGGGGCTGGTGAACGCCGCCAGGGCCGCGGGAGGGAGGGTCATCGCGGTGGGGACCACGGCGGTACGGGCCCTGGAATCGGCCGCGGACGCATCGGGGCGGGTGCGCCCGGCCGCCGGGTGGACCGACCTGGTGGTGACTCCGGAGCGCGGGGTGCGGGTGGTGGACGGGCTGCTGACCGGGCTGCACGAGCCCGAGGCGTCCCATCTGCTGATGCTGGAGGCGGTCGCGGGGCGGACCGCCGTACGGCTCGGGTATGCCGAGGCACTGGCCCGGCTCTGCCTCTGGCACGAGTTCGGGGACGTTCATCTGCTACTCAAGGATGAGAACCGTGACCATATGCATTGCGACAGCAACGCAATGTGA
- a CDS encoding SDR family NAD(P)-dependent oxidoreductase — protein MSVAIVTGASRGLGRALAGELAARGWDLVLSARGAAALEEAAAGPARAAGVRVVTVAGDVSSAAHRAALVAAAQELGGLDLLVNNAGVLGAEPLVPLAEHALDGLREAFEVNVVGPLGLVQEGLPLLRAGRAGAVLNISSDAAVVAYATWGAYGATKAAGDLLSAVLAVEEPGLRVWWADPGSMRTRMMAAAEPDEDLAGLPAPEEVAPALMRLVERELPSGRYTARELAAEAGPGTGAEAGGEAGAEAAAGAVPGAAAGGGR, from the coding sequence ATGTCGGTGGCGATCGTGACGGGGGCGTCCAGGGGACTGGGCCGGGCGCTGGCCGGGGAGCTGGCGGCGCGGGGCTGGGACCTGGTGCTGAGCGCACGGGGTGCGGCGGCGCTGGAGGAAGCCGCGGCCGGTCCGGCGCGGGCGGCCGGGGTGCGGGTGGTGACGGTGGCCGGGGACGTGTCCTCGGCGGCGCACCGGGCGGCGCTGGTGGCGGCGGCGCAGGAGTTGGGCGGGCTGGACCTCTTGGTGAACAACGCGGGGGTGCTCGGGGCCGAGCCGTTGGTGCCGCTGGCGGAGCATGCGCTGGACGGGCTGCGCGAGGCCTTCGAGGTCAATGTGGTGGGGCCGCTGGGGCTGGTCCAGGAGGGGCTGCCGCTGTTGCGGGCGGGTCGGGCCGGGGCGGTGCTGAACATCAGCTCGGACGCGGCGGTGGTGGCGTACGCGACGTGGGGGGCGTACGGGGCGACCAAGGCGGCGGGGGACCTGCTGTCGGCCGTGCTGGCGGTGGAGGAGCCGGGGCTGCGGGTGTGGTGGGCCGATCCGGGATCGATGCGGACGCGGATGATGGCGGCGGCCGAGCCGGACGAGGACCTGGCGGGGCTACCGGCGCCGGAGGAGGTGGCTCCGGCGCTGATGCGGCTGGTGGAGCGGGAGCTGCCGAGCGGGCGGTACACGGCGCGGGAGCTGGCCGCGGAGGCGGGCCCGGGGACGGGCGCGGAGGCGGGGGGCGAGGCGGGCGCGGAAGCGGCCGCGGGAGCCGTCCCCGGGGCGGCCGCGGGGGGTGGGCGGTGA